Proteins encoded within one genomic window of Gigantopelta aegis isolate Gae_Host chromosome 2, Gae_host_genome, whole genome shotgun sequence:
- the LOC121378866 gene encoding uncharacterized protein LOC121378866, whose translation MEYRTISGRRNAWSQNTSCTGPAVGRTFYPRNQNMEQDSLNSLSNIDSQQPRQMQMVNINRNITTENSMSAYSEKMRRISLERTFATPKTNQRREHRRWSSLHPDKPDELSSAELKDSLAVANHSDVTRSESYLMRQSNVGRHFRGCNISDSALSESERKNYIGENRLSRVKNGRFDIIIKEGMEDEGPAKSDGSVVNSLHKLEEVRDSASNGCQGTLSESIVEITPFPPYKESTFYKQRMRSSRLRFAQSEYIDRTEHIASKIRPTFAASSSRLNFGPVRFAAKVPLWKQKALEARKERWKRRTIPPKPPPKTYHHVFRYSDAVKELFSSHDSSSDVGNERGANRHTNPILTFSDVDDGDSLPVSPDRQTRVSWNSEGLVTKDRHLRDSSDTKTVQFKLPKVEDTTSGVYGLASSFHKHKAEDTTSGGHDLVSS comes from the coding sequence ATGGAGTACAGAACGATTTCTGGTCGTAGGAATGCTTGGTCCCAGAACACATCGTGCACCGGCCCAGCTGTCGGAAGAACATTTTATCCAAGAAACCAAAACATGGAGCAAGACTCTTTAAACAGTTTGTCCAACATCGACAGTCAGCAACCCAGACAAATGCAAATGGTCAACATAAACAGGAATATTACTACTGAAAATTCAATGTCAGCTTACAGTGAAAAAATGCGTCGCATTTCATTGGAAAGGACATTTGCGACGCCAAAGACAAACCAAAGACGTGAACATCGTAGGTGGTCAAGTCTGCATCCGGACAAACCAGATGAACTGTCGTCTGCTGAACTGAAAGACTCACTAGCAGTTGCAAACCATTCCGACGTAACGCGTTCTGAATCCTACCTGATGAGACAGTCGAATGTCGGGAGACATTTCCGAGGCTGTAACATAAGTGATTCCGCTTTATCAGAGAGTgaacgaaaaaactatattggCGAAAATAGATTGTCTCGTGTTAAAAATGGTAGgtttgatataataataaaggaaGGAATGGAGGATGAAGGTCCAGCAAAGAGTGATGGAAGTGTAGTGAATTCACTGCACAAACTGGAAGAAGTCAGAGATAGTGCGAGTAATGGCTGTCAAGGAACTCTCTCCGAGTCCATTGTTGAAATAACCCCCTTCCCGCCGTACAAGGAAAGCACGTTTTACAAACAGAGAATGAGATCGTCCCGCCTGCGTTTTGCTCAGAGCGAGTACATCGACAGAACCGAACATATCGCCAGCAAAATAAGACCCACGTTTGCTGCATCTAGCAGCAGATTAAATTTTGGGCCTGTGAGGTTCGCCGCAAAGGTGCCCTTGTGGAAACAGAAAGCTCTGGAGGCGAGAAAAGAGCGCTGGAAGAGAAGAACCATTCCGCCGAAACCACCACCCAAGACGTATCACCACGTTTTCAGGTATTCCGACGCTGTGAAGGAACTATTTTCCAGCCACGATTCCAGTTCAGATGTGGGAAATGAACGCGGAGCGAATAGACACACGAATCCCATTCTTACGTTCAGTGATGTGGATGACGGGGACTCGCTGCCTGTGTCcccggacagacagacaagggTCTCGTGGAATTCAGAAGGGTTAGTGACAAAAGACAGACATCTTAGAGACTCATCAGATACGAAAACAGTGCAGTTCAAACTACCTAAAGTTGAGGACACTACATCAGGTGTTTATGGCTTAGCGTCAAGCTTTCATAAACATAAAGCTGAGGACACTACATCAGGAGGGCATGACCTAGTATCGAGCTAA